CGGTACATCGCCACCTGCGATTCCACGCTGTCCGCTCCGCTGTAAAACCCTGTCTGGATACGCAGCAGGTGGGTGCCGCCGCGCACGTAGATGGGCGTGATGAGGCCGATGTCGGCGACCCCGTGGCGCAGTTCCTCCATCGACATGTCGGCGGAAAGCAGCGCGCCAGACCACACCGGGCGGATCGTCAATGCGCCGCCGCTCTCGGCCTCCACCCAGTCCATCCAGCGCTGGTCGGCGCGGCTGAAGGGGTGAGAGGGCGGATAGGGCGTGGCGTAGGTCAGCTCGGTGACGCCGGGGGGCACATCGCGCGCGCAGCCCAGCAGCATCAGCGCCAGCACAAGGGATGCGATCAGCCGCGTCATGCTGCGCCCTCGGCCAGCAGGAAGTCCTCGACCATGCCGACCATCCGGTCATGATCCCAGACCTTGGCATCGACCATGTCGGCATCGATCATCAGCACCGGCACCCCGGCCGCGCGCAGGGCTGCGGCGGTCAGCTTGTTGCCGGACTGGCTCAGGCGATTGTCGGGCGGCAGCAGCATGATCGCGGCATCGATCCCGCAGCGCTGCGCCTCGCTGACCATCCAGCCGTTCATCCACGGCGGCAGGTGCAGCGTTTCGTTCATGCTGGCGATACGGCTGGCGAGCGCCTCCATCGGCTTGCCCTTCAGGTCGCGCAGATAGGCGGGGCCCGCGAACGGCATGTACATCGACCAGACGAAGACCGCGCCCATTTTCTCCTCCAGCGCCTGGTAGAAGCCGGGATCGTGCCACACGCCCGCGCCGATCCACATCAGCCGGCGCCGTTCGTTGCTGGAGGCGCCATGGCCGCGCGCGACCAGTTCCAGCACCTCGTCGCGGAACGCTTTGGCGTGAGCCACCGCCCAGTCCGATCCGCGGTGCCATTGCGGGATCATGGTGTTGGGCATCTGTTCCGCGATGGAAACCGGGCACGGCCGCGCGGTGCCGATGGCCTGCGCGGCTTCCCAGATATAGCCTTCCTGCACGTTG
This is a stretch of genomic DNA from Aurantiacibacter arachoides. It encodes these proteins:
- a CDS encoding 2-hydroxyacyl-CoA dehydratase subunit D, with the translated sequence MNASANQRSRKTLACTTAATEYQKAFGQELRRRVVEDREPYAIVQADTPHELFHAMDIPIITNQWWSAYISAKQLSSRYFDAMVERGYPANSCKYCSLGLACTLADEPETAPWGGLPTPTVMVARLTCDCIQHVFGQWSRAMGSEFFPMEAPAWTDTDPEWFTHSRSDWERVYQPDRIAHMVDEMRDLIALLEKRTGRRFDEAKFHHLMEQINVQEGYIWEAAQAIGTARPCPVSIAEQMPNTMIPQWHRGSDWAVAHAKAFRDEVLELVARGHGASSNERRRLMWIGAGVWHDPGFYQALEEKMGAVFVWSMYMPFAGPAYLRDLKGKPMEALASRIASMNETLHLPPWMNGWMVSEAQRCGIDAAIMLLPPDNRLSQSGNKLTAAALRAAGVPVLMIDADMVDAKVWDHDRMVGMVEDFLLAEGAA